Proteins from one Flavobacterium branchiarum genomic window:
- a CDS encoding MFS transporter yields the protein MKTENNKPWFWIPLLNFASGFPYIVIISVSVLMYKNLGITNEDIGLYTSLLYLPWVIKPLWSPFIDLHGTKRKWFLAMQLVISIAFLIVGLTIPLHNFFILTLAIFWVAAFASASNDIASDGFYLLVLPKEQQSFFLGIRSTFYRISMLAGNGLIVLLAGYLEHKYGDNRKAWSYTMIFVGLLMAVITTYNYFSTPKTESTATGTPKEIADQSFGSVFASFFRKKQIVLILAFILLFRLGESQLMKMLTPFLVDPIKYELVESSSDEGQAKALAVYNSKVANGEKLSDLELQLLYSKLPIAAQMANTKKTLLEVENKDPKEYKNLNKARINFVDQLVLNKGAQKEVLKGGMGLDTEDIGLIYGTFGLIALMLGGVLGGIAISRHGLTKWMLPMILTMHLPIIGFVLLSYFHPSSVYYIYAVVILEQFGYGFGFAAFMMYLIYVAEGESKTSHYAIATGFMAMGMMLPGMVSGYIQEYLGYANFFVWVFLATIPGVILSRFLIFPQDFGKKIE from the coding sequence ATGAAAACAGAAAATAATAAACCTTGGTTTTGGATACCATTATTGAATTTCGCATCAGGATTTCCTTATATAGTAATTATCTCAGTCTCTGTATTGATGTATAAAAACTTAGGAATCACCAACGAAGACATTGGTCTCTATACGAGTTTATTATATCTGCCTTGGGTTATTAAACCTTTGTGGAGCCCTTTTATCGATTTGCACGGTACGAAGCGAAAATGGTTTTTGGCGATGCAATTGGTCATTTCAATTGCCTTTTTAATTGTTGGACTTACAATTCCGCTACATAATTTCTTCATATTAACCTTAGCTATATTTTGGGTTGCGGCTTTCGCTTCCGCATCGAATGATATTGCCAGTGATGGATTCTATTTGTTGGTTTTACCAAAAGAGCAACAGTCCTTTTTCTTAGGAATCAGAAGTACATTTTACAGAATTTCAATGCTTGCCGGAAATGGATTAATCGTGCTTTTGGCAGGGTATCTAGAGCATAAATATGGTGATAATCGCAAAGCGTGGTCCTATACCATGATTTTTGTTGGTTTGCTAATGGCTGTTATAACGACTTATAATTATTTTTCTACACCTAAAACAGAAAGTACCGCAACAGGAACTCCCAAAGAAATTGCAGATCAAAGTTTTGGTTCTGTTTTTGCAAGCTTCTTCAGAAAAAAGCAAATCGTTTTAATACTTGCTTTTATCTTGTTGTTTCGTTTGGGTGAATCACAACTGATGAAAATGCTAACCCCATTTTTGGTAGATCCGATAAAATATGAATTAGTCGAATCAAGTTCGGATGAAGGTCAAGCGAAAGCATTGGCTGTTTATAATTCAAAAGTTGCTAACGGAGAGAAATTATCTGATTTAGAGTTGCAATTACTTTATTCAAAATTGCCTATAGCGGCTCAAATGGCAAATACTAAAAAAACTTTGCTAGAGGTTGAAAATAAAGATCCAAAAGAATATAAAAACCTGAACAAAGCCAGAATTAACTTTGTTGATCAGCTAGTTTTAAACAAAGGAGCTCAAAAAGAGGTTCTAAAAGGTGGAATGGGATTGGATACCGAAGATATCGGTTTGATTTACGGAACCTTTGGATTAATTGCTCTAATGCTCGGAGGAGTTTTAGGTGGAATCGCTATTTCAAGACATGGTCTTACTAAATGGATGCTTCCGATGATTTTAACCATGCACCTACCAATTATTGGCTTTGTCTTGTTGTCTTACTTTCATCCTTCATCTGTATATTATATTTATGCTGTGGTAATTCTTGAACAGTTTGGTTACGGTTTTGGTTTTGCTGCCTTTATGATGTATTTAATTTATGTTGCCGAAGGAGAATCAAAAACGTCACATTATGCCATTGCTACAGGATTTATGGCTATGGGAATGATGTTGCCAGGAATGGTAAGTGGATATATTCAGGAATATTTAGGATACGCAAATTTCTTTGTTTGGGTATTCTTAGCTACAATTCCTGGAGTAATACTTTCTAGATTTTTAATTTTCCCACAAGATTTCGGTAAGAAGATAGAATAA